The following DNA comes from Streptomyces sp. NBC_00273.
GGAGTGGACGTCCACCAAGCTGGTGACGCCGAAGGCGGCCAAGGCCAAGCGCTGAGCCGCAACCGCAGCCGAGCGGACACGCAACCGCACCCCGCCGACCAGGTGACCCCGGTCGGCGGGGTGCGTGCGTTCCGTGCCCGTGCCGCGATCAGGACCTAGTCTGTGACTCACCCGAACAGCCCAACGCGGGGATGCGGGAACGAAGGGATGCGAGAAATGGCGATCGAGGTCGGCGACAAGGCCCCGGACTTCGAGCTCAAGGACAACCACGGCCGGGCCGTTCGGCTCTCCGACTTCCGGGGCGAGAAGGCAGTGGTGCTGCTCTTCTACCCGTTCGCCTTCACCGGCGTCTGCACCGGCGAGCTGTGCGAGCTGCGCGACCAGCTCCCGCGCTTCCAGAACGACGACGTGCAGCTCCTCGCCGTCTCCAACGACTCCGTGCCCACCCTGCGGGTCTTCGGCGAGCAGGAGGGCCTGGAGTACCCGCTGCTGTCGGACTTCTGGCCGCACGGGCAGACCTCGCGCGCCTACGGCGTCTTCGACGAGGACAAGGGATGCGCGGTCCGCGGCACCTTCATCATCGACACGGACGGCATCGTGCGCTGGACTGTCGTCAACGGACTGCCCGACGCGCGTGACCTGAACGAGTACATCAAGGCGCTCGACAGTCTCTGAGCGCACGCGAGCGGGCCGTACACGCATTTTCCCTGCGAAAACCGCTTACAGGCGGGAACCCGTCACTAGGATCGAAACGTTGATCCGGTAGCTCCCCCGGTCACGACCGGGAGGGCCCCCTGCACGACGGGGCACCGCCCCACACACAGAACCCAATGGAGGACCCGTGGGAGTCAGCCTCAGCAAGGGCGGCAACGTCTCGCTGACCAAGGCCGCGCCTAACCTGACGGCGGTCATCGTCGGTCTGGGCTGGGATGCTCGCACCACCACCGGTGTCGACTTCGACCTCGACGCCAGCGCGATCCTGACCAGCGACCAGGGCAAGGTCACCAGCGACGCGAACTTCGTCTTCTTCAACAACCTCAAGAGCCCCGACGGCTCGGTGGAGCACACCGGTGACAACACCACCGGTGAGGGCGAGGGCGACGACGAGGCGATCAAGGTCAACCTGGCCGGCGTCCCGGCCGACGTCGCCAAGATCGTCTTCCCGGTCTCGATCTACGAGGCCGAGAGCCGTCAGCAGAGCTTCGGCCAGGTCCGCAACGCGTACATCCGCGTGGTGAACCAGGCCGACAACACCGAGCTCGCGCGTTACGACCTCTCCGAGGACGCCTCGACCGAGACCGCCATGGTCTTCGGCGAGCTGTACCGCAACGGTGCGGAGTGGAAGTTCCGCGCCATCGGCCAGGGCTACGCATCGGGCCTGCGCGGCATCGCGCAGGACTTCGGCGTCAACGTCTGAGCCCGAGAGCAGTTCGTCCGTCCGGCGCCGTGCACTGTGTGTACGGCGCCGGACCGGCTTTACCTGCGGACACCACCGCAGGCGGCACACCGCACCACCGGCTACACCGCACCGCCCGCACCACCGGCTACACCGCACCGCCCGCTGCACCGGCACATCGCCATACCGCCATACCGCCACACCGTCGTCCGGGGAGGACCACAACATGGGCGTCACACTCGCCAAGGGGGGCAATGTCTCACTCTCCAAGGCCGCACCGAACCTCACCAGGGTTCTGATCGGTCTCGGATGGGACGCGCGCTCGACCACGGGAGCCGACTTCGACCTCGACGCCAGCGCGCTGCTGTGCAACAGCGGCCGGGTGCTGGGGGACGAGTACTTCGTCTTCTACAACAACCTGAAGAGCCCCGACGGCTCCGTCGAACACACCGGGGACAACCTCACCGGCGAGGGTGAAGGCGACGACGAGTCGATCATCATCGACCTGACCAAGGTGCCGGCGGCCGTGGACAAGATCGTCTTCCCGGTCTCGATCCACGACGCGGACTCCCGCCGGCAGAGCTTCGGCCAGGTCAGCAACGCCTTCATCCGTGTCGTGAACCAGGCTGACGGACAGGAACTGGCCCGCTACGACCTGTCCGAGGACGCGTCCAGCGAAACCGCGATGATCTTCGGCGAGGTCTACCGGTACGGGGGTGAATGGAAGTTCCGTGCGGTGGGGCAGGGGTACGCGTCGGGGCTCCGAGGCATCGCTCTAGACTTCGGGGTCAACGTTTCGTAAAGCCGTACAAGACGATGGGGTGCCAGTGGTTCTGAAAACCTTCGGCTGGTCGTTCGCAATCACTGCGCTCGGTCTAGTCGCAGCGGTGTTCTACGGGGGGTGGCAGGCCTTCGGTATCGTCGCGATCCTGTCGGTCCTCGAGATCTCGCTGTCCTTCGACAACGCGGTGGTCAACGCCGGAATCCTGAAGAAGATGAATGCCTTCTGGCAGAAGATCTTCCTCACCGTCGGCGTCCTCATCGCGGTCTTCGGCATGCGCCTGGTCTTCCCCGTTGTGATCGTCGCGATCAGCGCCAAGATCGGCCCCATCGAGGCCGTCGACCTCGCCCTCTCCGACAAGGAGATGTACGAGCAGCTGGTGACGGACGCCCACCCGTCCATCGCCGCCTTCGGCGGCATGTTCCTGCTGATGATCTTCCTCGACTTCATCTTCGAGGACCGTGACATCAAGTGGCTCGCGTGGCTGGAGCGCCCGCTCGCCAAGCTCGGCAAGATCGACATGCTGTCCGCCTGCATCGCGCTGATCGTCCTGGTCATCGCCTCGATGACGGTCGGGGCCAATGCCCACCAGCACGGTGGCGTCCACGTGGACAAGGCGCAGACCGTCCTGATCTCCGGCGTCCTCGGCCTGATCACCTACATGATCGTCGGCGGTCTCTCCGGTTACTTCGAGAACAAGCTGGAGGAAGAGGAGGAAGCCGAGCACGAGGCCGAGGAAGAGGCCAAGCGGAGCGGCAAGCCCGTCTCGGCCGTCGCCATGGCCGGCAAGGCCGCCTTCTTCATGTTCCTCTACCTCGAAGTGCTCGACGCCTCCTTCTCCTTCGACGGGGTCATCGGCGCCTTCGCCATCACCAACGACATCGTGCTGATGGCCCTCGGCCTCGGCATCGGTGCCATGTACGTGCGTTCGCTGACGGTCTACCTGGTCCGCCAGGGCACCCTCGACGACTACGTCTACCTGGAGCACGGCGCGCACTACGCCATCGGCGCGCTCGCCGTGATCCTGCTCGTCACCATCCAGTACGAGATCAACGAGATCATCACCGGTCTCGTCGGCGTGCTGCTCATCGGATGGTCCTTCTGGTCCTCGGTGCGCCGCAACAAGCGCCTGGAACTGGAGGGTTCCACCGCCGAGGCATGACGGCGGCGGTAATGCGGAACGCTCCATTGCGGGGCGGTCCACCAGGTCCACGGACCCGGCGGGCCGCCCCGCTTCCGTAGGCTCAGGCCGATCAGGGGATCAGGGGACCAGGGGGTAGGGGATGGGCTTCTTCGACGGCATCATGGGCAGCCGGGCCGTGCAGTTCCAGTCGGGCAGTGCCTCGTCGAACGCGATCGAGCTGACCAAACGACATTCGACGGTGTCGCTCACCAAACAGGGGGCCGTCCACGGCAATCTGCGCGTGAACCTGTCCTGGCGCATGCGGACCTCGGACATCGGCGGCCGCTCCGGCCAGAGCGGCCAGCTGTTCCGGCATCCGTTCAAGCTGTTCAAGCCGGACATGGTGCAGGCGCACACCCAGGGCATGGTCAATGTCGACCTCGACATGGGCTGCCTGTACGAGTTGACGGACGGCACCCGCGGGGCCGTGCAGCCGCTGGGGAACCTGCTGGGCGACCTCAACGATCCGCCGTACGTCAAGCTCAGCGGGGACGACCGGTTCGGCTCGGCGTCGGGGGAGACCCTCTACGTCAACCTCGACCACGCCGACGAGATCAAGCGCCTGCTGGTCTTCGTCTACATCTACGACCAGACGCCGGCCTTTGACCGGACGCACGCCATGGTGACCCTCTACCCCGTCACGGGGCCGCGGATCGAGATCCCGCTGGACGAGCGGCACCCGCAGGCCCGGTCCTGCGCGGTCGTCTCCCTGGAGAAGGTCAAGGGCGAGCTCGTGGTGCGGCGCGAGGTGAAGTTCGTCTACGGGTTCCAGGCCGAGCTGGACCGGCTGTACGGCTGGGGGCTCCAGTGGGGGCGGGGCTACAAGAGCGCCAAGAACTGACCGGGGCCCCGGGACGGGTGACCGTCCTCGGGGCCCTCGGCGGCGTCGGCCGTCAGCTGCGTCAGCGGCGGATGAACTGCGGGCCCTGCACCGGCAGCCGGAACGACGGATCGCCGCCCGGACCCGGCACCGGGGCCGGGGAGACCGGCTGCGGGTACCCGTAGGCGGGCTGGACGGGCGGCGGGGCCTGCGTGGGCGGGGCCATCATCGCCGTCTGCTCGGAGGCGGGCCCGGAGGCAGGGCCGGCCGCGGGAGCCGCTTCGGACGCGGCCGCGTTCTCGTCGACCGAGATCCCGTGGTCGGTCGCGAGCCCCACCAGTCCGTCCGAGTAGCCCTCGCCGAGCGCCCGGAACTTCCACCCCTCGCCCCGCCGGTACAGCTCCCCGCAGATCAGCGCCGTCTCGGCGCCGGTCTCGGGCCGTACGTCGAAGTAGGCCAGCGGTTCGGAGCCGCCGGTCGCGGTGGCGTCGTAGAGGAGGATCCGCAGGTCGCTGACCCGGCGGAACGGGACGTCCTCGGCGGAGGCGACCACCAGGATCCGGTCCACCGTGGGCGTCACCGTGCGCAGGTCCGCCTGCACGGCATCGGTGATCGCGTCACCGATCTGCTTCTTGCCGAGTCGCCAGACGGCGCCCGAGGGGTGCCGGGGCTGGTTGTAGAAGACGAAGTCCTCGTCCGAACGCACCCGGCCGTCCGGGCCGACGAGCAGTGCCGAGGCGTCCACGTCCGGCACCTCGGGGCCGGCGGTCCAGCGCAGCACCGCCCGGACCGCCACGGGGGTCACCGGGATGTTCGAGCCCTTCTGCATCGCGTGCGTCATGCACGTCATCCTGCCCTCCCGGGGTGGACAGGGACAATGCGGCCCCCCGTAGGGCCTTGTCTCGAACGCGAGACCTGGGCATGGTGCAAGAGGGTTACCTGAACTTCATGTGCTTGAGGAACTCTTGACTCACGTTCGTACGTACTATTACCGGCCATGCCAGTTGGGCCGCCGAGGCAGTACGGGGGATAGCACATGCGTCACTTTGGGCACATATCGCCCACCGTCCGTAAGGACCTCTTCCACCAGGAACCGGCGGAATTCACCGGAGCCTCGCCCGCCCGCGTCCTCGCGGCGGCGCTGGGAGCCACGCTCTACAGCCCGGCCACCCGGCCCACGCTCGCGGCCGACATCCGCAAGCAGGCCGGCCGCGGGGTCGTCTCGATGGTCCTCTGCCTGGAGGATTCCATCAGCGACGGCGATGTCGCCGGAGCCGAGGAGAACCTCATCCGGCACTTCTGCGAGCTCGACGTCGACGGCGCGGAGCTCCCGCTGCTCTTCATCCGCGTCCGCACGCCCGAGCAGATACCCGACCTGGTGCGCCGGCTGGGCGGCTCCGTGCGGCGACTGGCCGGATTCGTACTCCCGAAGTTCGACGAGAACCGCGGGGTCGCCTTCCTCGAGGCCGTCGCCGACGCGGAGGCGGTCAGCGGACTGCCCCGCCTGTACGCCATGCCGGTCCTGGAGACCCCGGGCCTCCTCCACCTCGAAACCCGCGTCGAGGCCCTCGCCGGCATCTCCCGCACGGTCAACAGCCACCGCGAGCGCGTCCTGGCGCTGCGGCTGGGCGTGACCGACTTCTGCTCGGCCTACGGCCTGCGGCGCACGCCCGACATGACCGCCTACGACGTCCAGATCGTGGCGGGCGTCATCGCGGACGTCGTCAACGTCCTCAGTCGGGCCGACGGCACCGGCTTCACGGTGACCGGGCCCGTCTGGGAGTACTTCCGCAGCCAGCAGCGCCTCTTCAAGCCCCAGCTGCGCCGCAGCCCCTTCCTGGAGGAGGGCGTGGAGGAACTGCGCACCGCCCTGATCGAGCACGACCTGGACGGACTGCTGCGCGAGATCGAGCTGGACCGGGCCAACGGGCTGCTCGGCAAGACCTGCATCCACCCCGCCCACGTCACGCCCGTGCACGCGCTGTCAGTGGTCTCGCACGAGGAGTTCTGCGATGCGCAGGACATCCTGCGGCCCGAGCGTGGCGGCGGCGGCGTGATGCGTTCCGCCTACACGAACAAGATGAACGAGGTGAAGCCCCACCGGGCCTGGGCCGAGCGCACCATGCTGCGTGCCGAGGTCTTCGGGGTGGCGAAGGAGGAGGTCGGCTTCGTCGACCTGCTCACGGCCGGGCTCCAGGTGTGAACGCGCCCGCGCGGACGCAGGCCCAGGCCCAGGCGATGACGATGACGATGACGAAGAAAGGCAAGACGATCGAAGAGGTGTGGTCGGGTACCTGGGTCGCGGACCGGCTGGGCGTGGGCCTGGAGGACTCCGGTGACGGTCCGCGGCTGACGGAGCTGCTCGGACTGGCCCTGCGGCGCAACCCCAAGCGCGCACACCTGCTGGTCTCGCAGGTACTCGGCAAGCACGTCCCGCAGTCCCCGACCGTCGTCCACGCCGCCGGTTTCGACCTCGGCGCACGCGTACGGGCGCTGCTCGGCGAGGACGGCGCCGCGGCCGCCGTGGTCCTCGGCTACGCCGAGACCGCCACCGGCCTCGGCCACTGCGTGGCCGACGGCCTCGGCCCGGCCCCCTACCTGCACTCCACCCGTCGGCCCGTGCCGGGCGTGCGGGCGGCCGGCGGCTTCGAGGAGGCGCACTCGCACGCCACCTCGCACCTGCTGCTGCCCGAGGACCCGCAGCTGCTCGCCGGCAACGGGCCCCTG
Coding sequences within:
- a CDS encoding peroxiredoxin gives rise to the protein MAIEVGDKAPDFELKDNHGRAVRLSDFRGEKAVVLLFYPFAFTGVCTGELCELRDQLPRFQNDDVQLLAVSNDSVPTLRVFGEQEGLEYPLLSDFWPHGQTSRAYGVFDEDKGCAVRGTFIIDTDGIVRWTVVNGLPDARDLNEYIKALDSL
- a CDS encoding TerD family protein → MGVSLSKGGNVSLTKAAPNLTAVIVGLGWDARTTTGVDFDLDASAILTSDQGKVTSDANFVFFNNLKSPDGSVEHTGDNTTGEGEGDDEAIKVNLAGVPADVAKIVFPVSIYEAESRQQSFGQVRNAYIRVVNQADNTELARYDLSEDASTETAMVFGELYRNGAEWKFRAIGQGYASGLRGIAQDFGVNV
- a CDS encoding TerD family protein, whose product is MGVTLAKGGNVSLSKAAPNLTRVLIGLGWDARSTTGADFDLDASALLCNSGRVLGDEYFVFYNNLKSPDGSVEHTGDNLTGEGEGDDESIIIDLTKVPAAVDKIVFPVSIHDADSRRQSFGQVSNAFIRVVNQADGQELARYDLSEDASSETAMIFGEVYRYGGEWKFRAVGQGYASGLRGIALDFGVNVS
- a CDS encoding DUF475 domain-containing protein, coding for MVLKTFGWSFAITALGLVAAVFYGGWQAFGIVAILSVLEISLSFDNAVVNAGILKKMNAFWQKIFLTVGVLIAVFGMRLVFPVVIVAISAKIGPIEAVDLALSDKEMYEQLVTDAHPSIAAFGGMFLLMIFLDFIFEDRDIKWLAWLERPLAKLGKIDMLSACIALIVLVIASMTVGANAHQHGGVHVDKAQTVLISGVLGLITYMIVGGLSGYFENKLEEEEEAEHEAEEEAKRSGKPVSAVAMAGKAAFFMFLYLEVLDASFSFDGVIGAFAITNDIVLMALGLGIGAMYVRSLTVYLVRQGTLDDYVYLEHGAHYAIGALAVILLVTIQYEINEIITGLVGVLLIGWSFWSSVRRNKRLELEGSTAEA
- a CDS encoding TerD family protein; its protein translation is MGFFDGIMGSRAVQFQSGSASSNAIELTKRHSTVSLTKQGAVHGNLRVNLSWRMRTSDIGGRSGQSGQLFRHPFKLFKPDMVQAHTQGMVNVDLDMGCLYELTDGTRGAVQPLGNLLGDLNDPPYVKLSGDDRFGSASGETLYVNLDHADEIKRLLVFVYIYDQTPAFDRTHAMVTLYPVTGPRIEIPLDERHPQARSCAVVSLEKVKGELVVRREVKFVYGFQAELDRLYGWGLQWGRGYKSAKN
- a CDS encoding TerD family protein, giving the protein MTHAMQKGSNIPVTPVAVRAVLRWTAGPEVPDVDASALLVGPDGRVRSDEDFVFYNQPRHPSGAVWRLGKKQIGDAITDAVQADLRTVTPTVDRILVVASAEDVPFRRVSDLRILLYDATATGGSEPLAYFDVRPETGAETALICGELYRRGEGWKFRALGEGYSDGLVGLATDHGISVDENAAASEAAPAAGPASGPASEQTAMMAPPTQAPPPVQPAYGYPQPVSPAPVPGPGGDPSFRLPVQGPQFIRR
- a CDS encoding HpcH/HpaI aldolase/citrate lyase family protein, yielding MRHFGHISPTVRKDLFHQEPAEFTGASPARVLAAALGATLYSPATRPTLAADIRKQAGRGVVSMVLCLEDSISDGDVAGAEENLIRHFCELDVDGAELPLLFIRVRTPEQIPDLVRRLGGSVRRLAGFVLPKFDENRGVAFLEAVADAEAVSGLPRLYAMPVLETPGLLHLETRVEALAGISRTVNSHRERVLALRLGVTDFCSAYGLRRTPDMTAYDVQIVAGVIADVVNVLSRADGTGFTVTGPVWEYFRSQQRLFKPQLRRSPFLEEGVEELRTALIEHDLDGLLREIELDRANGLLGKTCIHPAHVTPVHALSVVSHEEFCDAQDILRPERGGGGVMRSAYTNKMNEVKPHRAWAERTMLRAEVFGVAKEEVGFVDLLTAGLQV